One Thermofilum pendens Hrk 5 DNA segment encodes these proteins:
- a CDS encoding V-type ATPase subunit encodes MEEYVAVRAHGLKSRLLSREDYEQIVEETRDISSYHEYSIINEKDTLEEKLDKIYRVYVSRITILAQSSSELAPFFYALLDRLEFENVKIQLRSILGYARPVIYYPYGRHVGPARLSGIRSEGALWDSLREAGIQGVEKLKFTTGLVAEREAFVDFLYIAHLMSQVRALRISSSAKDALLEALEEEAGYMLAYWSRVLGLENLHPFLRILGLQGVAPRELGTSGSTTDLLRQALEEVTRRVVKPLEKKFPVSLPYAYAFNHYARLEASNLEKILLGKSIGLPKEVILRNLVFYDSL; translated from the coding sequence GTGGAAGAGTACGTAGCCGTAAGGGCTCACGGTTTAAAGTCAAGGTTGCTCAGCCGCGAGGACTACGAGCAGATAGTAGAGGAAACGCGCGATATATCGAGCTACCACGAGTACTCGATAATAAACGAGAAAGACACACTGGAGGAAAAGCTCGACAAGATATACAGGGTATACGTCTCCAGAATCACGATCCTAGCGCAGTCTTCGAGCGAGCTTGCCCCCTTCTTCTATGCCTTGCTGGACAGGCTAGAGTTTGAAAACGTGAAGATACAGTTGAGGAGCATCCTGGGCTACGCCAGACCGGTCATCTACTACCCCTACGGCAGGCACGTAGGACCGGCGAGGCTCTCTGGTATAAGGTCCGAAGGAGCTCTCTGGGATTCCCTACGGGAAGCCGGGATACAGGGCGTAGAGAAGTTAAAGTTCACGACGGGGCTCGTAGCAGAGAGGGAAGCCTTTGTAGACTTCCTTTACATAGCACACCTAATGAGCCAAGTTAGAGCTCTACGTATATCTAGCTCGGCAAAGGATGCTCTATTAGAAGCACTGGAAGAAGAGGCAGGCTACATGCTAGCGTATTGGAGCAGGGTTCTAGGACTCGAGAATCTGCATCCATTCTTAAGGATCCTAGGCCTTCAGGGGGTCGCCCCGAGAGAGCTGGGAACCAGCGGCTCGACGACGGACCTTCTCAGACAGGCGCTCGAAGAGGTTACTCGGCGCGTCGTAAAACCCCTTGAGAAGAAATTCCCGGTATCCCTACCCTATGCCTATGCATTTAACCACTACGCGAGGCTAGAGGCGTCAAACCTCGAAAAGATACTTCTTGGAAAGTCCATCGGCTTGCCCAAAGAGGTAATCCTGAGAAACCTCGTCTTCTACGACTCTCTCTAA
- a CDS encoding V-type ATP synthase subunit D, producing the protein MALQELAFLPASRGTLQYLRRKLDLVKRGKNVLQMRRDQLAKELLAIMDELKKRPEAEKQFIEAARTAALMRMSRGEYEFRSMSSLVKPPKITHVLVSYQGVPVPQARVQEEPDWSKLLDPDYRRVVETLWNAVKTMIDVANKEVAVEKISDQLLYINRVVNSLEKNVIPQLESALRRVEERVVDEELEDFVRVKLLGGR; encoded by the coding sequence ATGGCTCTACAGGAGCTTGCTTTCTTACCCGCCTCGAGGGGTACTCTACAGTACCTGAGGCGGAAGCTCGACCTTGTAAAGAGGGGGAAGAACGTTCTACAGATGCGGCGCGACCAACTAGCAAAGGAGCTTCTCGCAATAATGGACGAGTTGAAGAAGAGACCCGAGGCAGAGAAGCAATTCATCGAGGCGGCTAGGACAGCGGCGCTCATGAGGATGTCTAGGGGGGAGTACGAGTTCAGGTCGATGTCCTCGCTCGTAAAGCCCCCGAAAATAACGCATGTTTTAGTAAGCTATCAAGGGGTGCCTGTTCCCCAAGCCAGGGTACAGGAAGAGCCCGACTGGTCGAAGCTACTGGATCCCGATTACCGCAGGGTAGTAGAAACCCTATGGAACGCCGTGAAGACTATGATCGACGTTGCCAACAAGGAGGTCGCCGTTGAGAAGATAAGCGATCAACTACTCTACATTAACAGGGTCGTTAATAGCCTGGAAAAGAACGTGATACCCCAGCTAGAGTCTGCTCTTAGACGCGTGGAGGAACGCGTAGTCGACGAAGAACTAGAGGACTTTGTGCGGGTAAAGCTACTAGGGGGGAGGTAG
- a CDS encoding V-type ATP synthase subunit B translates to MMDAQILEEVVRMYPGKVYRGVKEIRGSLLIVDGIEEAAYDEVVKIYGKDSRERFGRVLETSIGQAVVQVLGDREGLETDTLLKFTGSTFKIRVSEDVIGRVFNGRFEPIDGLPPILSGELREITGEPINPISREYPHDFIQTGVSAIDGLFSMVRGQKLPIFSVSGLPHNLLAAQVARQATVRGEGEQFAVVFAGIGLRKTEAEFFLEQFRETGAIERLVAVLNMADDPAVERLMTPRIALTVAEYLAFDLDMHVLVIMSDMTNYCEALREVSSARGEIPGRLGYPGYMYSDLATIYERAGVIKGKKGSITLFPILTMPGGDLRHPIPDLTGYITEGQIFLSQEMYAQGIYPPINILPSLSRLMKSGIGPGKTREDHRYLADQLYDAYSRGVKARDLARIIGEIGLSERNRRFLKFAEEFENKFVNQGFYENRSIEETLDLGWQVLSILPEEELVRIPQKIIEKYHPKYRS, encoded by the coding sequence ATGATGGACGCCCAGATACTTGAGGAAGTAGTTCGAATGTACCCCGGCAAGGTCTACAGAGGTGTGAAGGAGATTCGAGGAAGCCTCCTGATAGTTGACGGCATCGAGGAAGCTGCCTATGACGAAGTCGTGAAGATATACGGCAAGGACTCCCGCGAGAGGTTTGGCCGTGTACTCGAGACGAGCATAGGGCAGGCAGTGGTACAGGTTCTGGGCGATAGGGAAGGGCTCGAAACGGATACTCTCTTAAAGTTCACGGGGTCCACCTTTAAGATCAGAGTCTCGGAGGACGTTATCGGAAGAGTGTTCAACGGTAGATTTGAACCGATAGATGGGTTACCGCCCATACTTTCCGGAGAGCTGAGGGAGATAACCGGCGAACCCATAAACCCAATCTCGCGCGAGTATCCTCATGACTTTATACAGACAGGAGTAAGCGCCATTGACGGCTTATTCAGCATGGTTAGAGGCCAGAAGCTACCAATTTTCAGCGTGTCCGGACTCCCGCACAACCTTCTGGCGGCACAGGTCGCCAGACAGGCCACAGTGAGAGGTGAAGGCGAACAATTCGCGGTCGTTTTCGCGGGCATAGGGTTGAGGAAGACCGAGGCCGAGTTCTTTCTAGAGCAGTTCAGGGAGACAGGTGCTATTGAAAGGCTGGTAGCGGTTCTCAACATGGCAGACGACCCGGCCGTAGAAAGGCTGATGACTCCCAGAATAGCGCTTACAGTAGCGGAATACCTCGCTTTTGACCTCGACATGCACGTCCTGGTAATAATGTCCGACATGACGAACTACTGCGAGGCTCTCCGAGAGGTTAGCTCGGCGAGGGGAGAAATACCGGGAAGGCTCGGGTACCCGGGCTACATGTACAGTGACCTAGCTACGATTTACGAGAGGGCCGGCGTCATAAAGGGCAAAAAGGGTAGTATAACCCTCTTTCCAATATTAACGATGCCGGGCGGTGACCTCAGGCATCCCATACCTGACCTCACCGGGTACATAACCGAGGGGCAAATCTTCCTGTCTCAGGAGATGTATGCCCAGGGAATCTACCCGCCTATCAATATTCTGCCGAGCCTAAGCCGTCTCATGAAGTCGGGCATAGGTCCCGGGAAGACGCGAGAAGATCACAGGTATCTCGCAGACCAGCTCTACGATGCATACTCCAGGGGAGTCAAAGCGCGCGACCTGGCGAGAATCATCGGCGAGATAGGGCTCAGCGAGCGGAATAGGAGGTTCTTGAAGTTCGCGGAGGAATTCGAGAACAAGTTCGTAAACCAAGGATTCTACGAGAATAGGAGCATCGAGGAGACCCTCGACCTCGGGTGGCAAGTGCTCTCCATACTCCCAGAGGAGGAGCTCGTGAGGATACCTCAGAAAATCATCGAAAAGTACCACCCGAAGTACAGGTCGTGA
- a CDS encoding V-type ATP synthase subunit A, with amino-acid sequence MSGQRKGYIAKVSGPVVIAKGISDIKMGEVVYVGNEGLLGEVVRVSQDSFAVQVYEDTSGLRPKEPVTATGKLLVAELGPGLMGRVFDGVQRPLKSIEELVGPFVKRGVKVNPLPRNVKWHFKPSVKVGDKVSSGDIIGVVQETPLIEHRVMVPIGVSGKVKEVVPEGDYTVEDPVVILESDGRVVELTMKQEWPVRQPRPYKERLPSEVPLLIGQRIIDTFFPIAKGGAGAIPGGFGTGKTVTLHKVSMYSDSQIVVYIGCGERGNEIAEMLKEFPVLVDPKSGRPIIERSIIIANTSNMPVSAREASIYMGVTIAEYYRDQGYDVTLIADSTSRWAEALREIAGRLGELPVERGYPAYLPDKIAEFYERGGRVKALGSPERSGSVTVLGAVSPPGGDYNEPVTIHTLRFVGTMWALDTDLAYRRHFPAINWLKSFSQYADIIERWWVKNVSPEFPKYRRRALRLLTVASEIEAIASVVGEGALPDDQRLILLTSEIIKEGFLRQTALSGEDVFCKPEKQYWLLKMMMDFFDKSYELIRKRVSIEEILRMPEIYEMMRVKEDERGLQAVKELYERVMAKLDEIAQRHGVTLAVEAEEVVA; translated from the coding sequence ATGTCTGGGCAGAGAAAAGGGTACATAGCTAAAGTTTCGGGACCTGTAGTTATAGCTAAGGGTATAAGCGATATAAAAATGGGAGAAGTCGTCTACGTCGGCAATGAGGGCTTACTGGGCGAGGTTGTGAGAGTCTCGCAGGACAGCTTCGCGGTGCAAGTGTACGAGGATACCAGCGGGCTTAGACCAAAGGAGCCTGTCACCGCTACTGGAAAGCTGCTCGTCGCGGAGCTCGGACCGGGACTTATGGGAAGGGTGTTCGACGGAGTGCAACGCCCGCTTAAAAGCATAGAGGAGCTAGTGGGACCCTTCGTGAAGAGAGGGGTGAAAGTCAACCCTCTACCCCGCAACGTGAAATGGCACTTTAAGCCATCGGTGAAGGTAGGGGACAAGGTTTCAAGCGGGGATATAATAGGCGTAGTTCAGGAAACGCCGCTCATAGAGCACAGAGTAATGGTGCCTATCGGAGTAAGCGGTAAAGTGAAGGAGGTTGTCCCCGAAGGAGACTACACGGTCGAAGACCCCGTTGTTATCCTTGAGTCTGACGGCAGAGTTGTAGAGCTGACCATGAAGCAGGAGTGGCCTGTGAGGCAGCCGCGCCCCTACAAGGAGAGGTTGCCCAGCGAGGTTCCGTTGCTCATCGGTCAGAGGATAATTGATACTTTCTTCCCCATAGCCAAGGGGGGCGCCGGCGCTATACCCGGAGGGTTCGGCACCGGCAAGACTGTAACCTTACACAAGGTTTCGATGTACAGCGATTCTCAGATCGTCGTATACATTGGGTGCGGTGAGAGGGGTAACGAGATCGCGGAGATGCTTAAAGAGTTTCCTGTGCTCGTAGACCCGAAGTCCGGTAGACCGATCATCGAGAGAAGCATCATAATTGCAAACACGTCCAATATGCCGGTATCTGCGCGTGAAGCATCGATATACATGGGAGTAACTATAGCGGAGTATTACCGCGACCAAGGATACGACGTAACGCTCATCGCCGACTCAACTTCGAGGTGGGCGGAAGCGCTGAGGGAGATTGCCGGCAGGCTCGGCGAGCTCCCCGTTGAAAGGGGGTACCCGGCCTACCTGCCCGACAAGATCGCCGAGTTCTACGAGAGAGGAGGAAGGGTCAAGGCGCTGGGATCCCCTGAGAGGAGCGGGTCGGTTACCGTTCTTGGAGCTGTGTCCCCGCCTGGAGGGGACTACAACGAACCCGTGACTATCCATACGCTTAGGTTTGTAGGTACGATGTGGGCGCTTGACACGGACCTGGCGTACAGGAGGCACTTCCCCGCGATTAACTGGTTGAAGAGCTTCTCTCAGTATGCCGACATAATTGAGAGGTGGTGGGTGAAGAACGTGTCTCCAGAGTTTCCGAAGTACAGGAGGAGAGCCCTCCGCCTGCTAACGGTTGCCAGCGAGATCGAGGCGATAGCGTCGGTTGTGGGGGAAGGCGCTCTGCCGGACGACCAAAGGCTCATACTGCTAACCTCGGAGATAATCAAGGAGGGCTTCCTGCGGCAAACGGCTCTCTCAGGCGAGGACGTGTTCTGCAAGCCTGAGAAGCAGTACTGGCTCCTGAAAATGATGATGGACTTCTTCGACAAGTCATATGAGTTGATTAGAAAGAGGGTTTCGATAGAGGAGATACTCAGAATGCCGGAGATATACGAGATGATGAGGGTGAAGGAGGATGAAAGAGGACTCCAAGCTGTCAAGGAGCTCTACGAAAGGGTTATGGCTAAGCTGGACGAGATAGCTCAAAGGCACGGTGTAACACTAGCTGTTGAAGCTGAAGAGGTGGTTGCATGA
- a CDS encoding transglutaminase domain-containing protein: MYRKSIAVLFVVSALGGLTLWNSSDYILVTTYVAKGGAGTVPIDVFSRNLLLAPSIQGYQERLSAELYINSRPVNFTVKVDNEGNEYPYVGEIAYTGFINVTLVQRVRVYAVHSRSYFGVPASSSWPATRAGSLPRNSFWRCNTSAVGLRDLRSISNRLAANASGPVDFAYKVARWALSEAKYEESYGGISCPSAFLKEKKGACGDFSAFIAALLKIQGLNAYLVYSLVEDQGAYLNVSTARSSFLIKGAYPHVFTVLEVDGYRVPIDATANVGGDPIRGAVALNRDGVVILYKVVNSDPNDYLILYAPGNDAQVYYSIVVKRNQGTIDAGFGWSILGVAVAIVLVLGKRLDASDDRE; encoded by the coding sequence ATGTACCGGAAGAGCATCGCCGTACTGTTTGTAGTTTCGGCGCTGGGAGGACTAACTCTGTGGAATTCCAGCGACTACATACTGGTAACCACGTACGTAGCAAAGGGAGGTGCCGGCACAGTGCCGATCGATGTTTTCTCGAGAAACCTTCTGCTAGCCCCCTCCATTCAAGGGTATCAGGAGAGACTATCCGCGGAGCTCTACATAAATTCCAGGCCCGTTAACTTCACCGTCAAAGTAGACAACGAGGGAAACGAGTACCCTTATGTCGGCGAGATAGCATACACCGGCTTCATTAACGTAACCCTGGTTCAAAGGGTAAGGGTTTACGCTGTGCATTCGAGGAGCTACTTCGGAGTGCCGGCTTCCAGCTCGTGGCCAGCCACTAGAGCAGGGTCGCTTCCACGCAACAGCTTCTGGAGATGTAACACCTCCGCTGTAGGCTTGCGGGATTTGCGAAGTATCTCTAATAGGCTCGCGGCTAACGCTTCGGGGCCGGTGGATTTCGCGTATAAAGTTGCGAGGTGGGCTTTAAGCGAGGCAAAGTACGAGGAAAGCTACGGGGGGATAAGCTGCCCCTCAGCCTTTCTAAAAGAAAAGAAAGGGGCATGCGGAGATTTCTCGGCGTTCATAGCCGCGTTGCTAAAAATTCAGGGGCTAAACGCTTACCTCGTATACTCTCTTGTCGAAGATCAAGGGGCATACCTAAATGTCAGTACGGCTAGGAGCTCCTTCCTGATTAAGGGAGCATACCCACATGTCTTCACGGTCCTAGAAGTAGATGGGTACAGAGTACCCATAGACGCTACTGCAAACGTGGGGGGCGACCCTATAAGGGGGGCTGTTGCCCTCAACAGGGATGGCGTCGTTATCCTCTACAAAGTTGTAAACAGTGATCCGAACGATTACCTCATCCTCTACGCCCCCGGCAACGATGCGCAAGTATACTATAGCATCGTGGTTAAACGAAACCAAGGCACAATCGACGCGGGTTTCGGGTGGTCTATCCTGGGAGTCGCTGTAGCCATCGTCCTAGTGCTGGGGAAGAGGCTCGACGCCTCTGACGACAGAGAATAA
- a CDS encoding M56 family metallopeptidase, which translates to MTADKKREVFLPPACLETPGLLRSLVEGFFEKNGFSKEPISGSVVVFRSSTKDVVVTCKFYSYKVELLSSHKEMEKISRKVYGYLFSNCVAEPEVAFIVPLDRSGNPVSIYFESWENVHPAPSIDTVAAVFPLLSFFSVYLIGVRLLEALLLSPLLSILALLLVRLWLRIRAVRVDEGSVVVVKAKIRQVGTTSENVYFAKLDLISSLRRKEGLSKERVANVLHYWGILTRDVELKTYDFRSIFEKLKLRKPPSIFLLDDKRRTALSLGLPPAIALTPALLVDLSEEELASVLVHEAAHIRHRDALRALLLITSGLALGALIYLFSYSIELLALYAVASYILTSMLLKSLEIRADLEAAEAFPEAYRKVLVKLEYPRLVKPTSMLGIVASILNVFSYPPPTVRLKIIEEGCSGKGAVAVAKCLLRCYLCGGGVEGKSR; encoded by the coding sequence ATGACCGCAGATAAAAAAAGAGAAGTTTTTCTTCCTCCAGCATGTTTAGAAACCCCTGGCTTGTTACGCTCCCTTGTTGAGGGTTTTTTCGAAAAGAACGGTTTTTCGAAGGAACCTATTAGCGGCAGCGTAGTCGTTTTTAGATCTTCGACAAAGGATGTCGTGGTAACGTGTAAGTTCTATAGCTACAAGGTAGAGCTCTTATCCAGCCATAAGGAGATGGAGAAAATTTCGCGCAAGGTTTATGGATACTTATTCTCGAACTGCGTGGCGGAGCCAGAAGTAGCTTTCATAGTACCCTTAGATCGTAGCGGTAACCCTGTGAGTATCTACTTCGAAAGCTGGGAAAACGTGCACCCGGCGCCCTCCATTGATACAGTAGCCGCTGTTTTTCCGCTTCTCTCATTCTTCTCAGTATACCTGATCGGAGTAAGGCTTCTGGAGGCGCTTTTGCTTTCTCCGCTTCTTTCCATCCTAGCGTTGCTACTGGTGCGGCTGTGGCTACGTATACGTGCTGTTAGAGTGGATGAAGGATCAGTAGTCGTTGTGAAAGCGAAGATAAGGCAGGTGGGTACTACTAGCGAGAACGTTTACTTCGCTAAGCTCGATTTAATTAGTTCTCTTCGTAGAAAAGAGGGTTTGAGCAAAGAACGGGTAGCAAATGTTCTCCACTACTGGGGCATACTGACGCGCGACGTTGAGCTTAAAACATACGATTTTCGCTCGATTTTTGAGAAACTGAAGCTAAGAAAGCCTCCAAGCATTTTCCTTCTCGATGACAAACGAAGAACAGCGCTTAGCCTAGGCTTGCCACCTGCGATTGCGCTGACCCCAGCACTGCTAGTTGATCTTTCGGAAGAAGAGCTCGCATCCGTGCTAGTACACGAAGCTGCCCACATAAGGCATAGAGACGCGTTGCGGGCGCTACTCCTTATCACCTCTGGGCTAGCCCTGGGAGCCCTCATCTACCTTTTTTCGTATTCAATAGAGTTGCTAGCTCTCTACGCTGTCGCCTCGTACATCCTTACATCTATGCTTTTGAAGTCCCTTGAGATAAGGGCAGACTTAGAGGCTGCGGAGGCTTTCCCTGAAGCTTACAGGAAGGTTTTAGTGAAGCTAGAATATCCTAGGCTCGTAAAGCCCACCTCGATGCTAGGCATAGTAGCGAGCATTCTGAATGTGTTTAGCTATCCTCCACCCACCGTTAGACTGAAGATAATAGAGGAAGGTTGTTCCGGAAAAGGGGCTGTAGCCGTAGCGAAGTGCTTATTACGTTGCTACCTATGTGGAGGCGGGGTAGAGGGAAAATCTAGGTAG
- a CDS encoding carboxypeptidase-like regulatory domain-containing protein yields the protein MRGMKKILGVVVLALVLPVILGAVLGEPSSTPQFYARIDITLSTEEFLTLDFGSKSIISIAGAAEPPGFSVDRVVVVFQGGAPSGLIPVKYDSISESMGRITSISSRSGEVVVASNGFNGTVPVRVITYFRKTSWKPIKGNNITVDTSEFTGLNLPSVRLKVTLDNYAPYSVAGVLGPSGENLLDVDLQEKLGPSVIKFDPKHVEVDVSKVGFGVYTVKLAQGEENKLPNAMLVVEDTYIETSVPAKSSKVFNLRGRTGWNPLGFIVVVYSVAPGPLSANVRVESEMTNYVFSRAEEFDIRGASLLIPPLLMHYWIKGYIAFGQAVKVVNNENRDIQVLLVPVYYKEVGTWTPRGLIATISKADIGNAYSAFLVVQVPSIARITSIETPSGQVLQGKENYTGAWLGTWRTAVIEPGEAAVMVKNGDAVEDGTYKVNIEWRPLRVKFVDSKGYPISGVEATLKGSVSASAVSGADGVATLNVYAPGVYTLTGVYKGSNIASMVLGTLIDTDLEIKCPVYNLNVKVVNALGAPITGATVTVSNNGGFTQSMETDASGKALFQQLPGAQYTIEVNYKRISTKSTLTLTQDQDITINTGVLFEIPLLGPITVMETLTLGAAALLTSALYFGVRKGREEEVAEIEID from the coding sequence ATGCGAGGTATGAAGAAAATACTCGGCGTAGTGGTGTTAGCACTTGTCTTGCCAGTAATACTTGGGGCTGTCCTCGGAGAACCATCCTCCACGCCCCAGTTTTACGCACGTATAGACATCACGCTTAGTACCGAGGAATTCTTGACGCTCGACTTTGGGAGTAAGAGTATCATCAGCATAGCGGGGGCAGCAGAGCCTCCGGGCTTCAGTGTAGACAGGGTAGTCGTGGTCTTCCAGGGCGGAGCGCCGAGCGGGCTTATTCCCGTCAAGTACGACAGTATAAGCGAGTCAATGGGGAGAATAACCTCTATCTCTTCCCGTAGCGGAGAGGTAGTAGTAGCCTCCAATGGGTTTAACGGGACAGTCCCCGTGAGGGTCATAACGTACTTTAGGAAAACTTCCTGGAAACCGATTAAGGGCAACAACATAACCGTGGACACGTCAGAGTTTACGGGCCTCAATCTACCCAGCGTGCGCCTCAAGGTAACACTGGACAACTACGCCCCCTACAGCGTAGCGGGAGTACTAGGACCTTCCGGGGAAAACCTGTTAGACGTAGACTTGCAGGAGAAGCTGGGACCCAGCGTTATAAAGTTCGACCCGAAGCATGTAGAGGTAGACGTATCGAAGGTAGGCTTCGGCGTTTACACCGTTAAGCTTGCCCAAGGAGAGGAGAATAAGCTTCCCAACGCGATGCTCGTAGTGGAGGACACCTACATCGAAACGAGCGTTCCAGCTAAGTCCTCCAAAGTGTTTAACCTTAGAGGGCGTACAGGCTGGAACCCGCTAGGCTTCATAGTCGTAGTGTACTCCGTAGCCCCCGGACCCCTCTCTGCAAACGTTCGAGTAGAGTCTGAAATGACGAACTATGTGTTTAGCAGGGCGGAAGAATTCGATATAAGAGGGGCGTCCCTGCTCATACCTCCTCTGCTTATGCACTACTGGATAAAGGGATACATAGCGTTCGGCCAGGCGGTCAAGGTGGTTAACAACGAGAACCGCGACATCCAGGTGCTGCTCGTACCAGTGTACTACAAGGAGGTAGGAACGTGGACGCCTAGAGGATTAATAGCCACAATCTCGAAGGCCGATATAGGCAATGCGTACTCCGCGTTCCTGGTCGTGCAGGTACCGTCTATAGCCAGGATAACCTCCATCGAAACTCCAAGCGGGCAGGTATTGCAAGGCAAGGAGAACTACACTGGGGCGTGGCTCGGCACCTGGAGAACCGCCGTGATCGAGCCCGGCGAAGCCGCCGTCATGGTCAAGAACGGCGACGCCGTTGAAGACGGGACATACAAGGTCAACATTGAGTGGAGGCCGCTCAGAGTGAAGTTCGTGGACTCCAAGGGGTACCCAATCTCCGGAGTAGAAGCCACGCTTAAAGGCTCCGTAAGCGCCTCTGCAGTCAGCGGAGCGGACGGTGTCGCCACCCTGAATGTTTATGCGCCGGGAGTCTACACTCTGACCGGCGTATACAAGGGGTCAAATATAGCGTCCATGGTACTCGGTACGCTCATAGACACTGACTTGGAGATAAAATGCCCCGTGTACAACCTGAACGTCAAGGTCGTGAATGCTCTCGGAGCGCCGATCACTGGCGCAACGGTAACGGTTTCGAACAACGGTGGCTTTACGCAGTCCATGGAGACGGACGCGAGCGGGAAGGCACTCTTCCAGCAACTCCCCGGGGCACAGTATACAATCGAAGTGAACTACAAGAGGATATCCACTAAGTCTACGCTCACCCTGACCCAAGACCAAGATATAACGATAAACACGGGAGTACTCTTCGAAATCCCGTTACTTGGCCCCATAACAGTGATGGAGACGCTGACTCTCGGAGCCGCAGCACTGCTAACCTCCGCCCTATACTTCGGTGTCAGGAAGGGCAGAGAGGAGGAAGTGGCAGAGATAGAGATAGACTAA
- a CDS encoding histone family protein, whose protein sequence is MSEKSPRTRQHEIPLAPLRRIFRSQGAERISDDAVVFLREYLEKLAREIALEAIEASRHANRRTVTDEDVKFAISRLQRAHSSQTL, encoded by the coding sequence ATGAGCGAAAAAAGCCCGAGGACTAGGCAACACGAGATCCCTTTAGCCCCTCTTAGAAGGATATTCCGCAGCCAGGGCGCTGAGCGTATAAGCGACGACGCGGTGGTTTTCCTTAGGGAGTATTTAGAGAAGCTTGCAAGGGAAATAGCCTTAGAGGCGATAGAGGCTTCTAGGCATGCAAACAGGAGGACAGTAACGGACGAAGATGTGAAGTTTGCTATCTCGAGGCTTCAGAGAGCGCATTCTTCACAGACTCTTTAA
- a CDS encoding 30S ribosomal protein S17e: MGNVRSKLVKRTAKMLVEQYPDAFTVDFELNKKKLMEIADIPSRQLRNQIAGYITRLVRRKKLIEQRLSMRQEITMTDEEEYIRRIEGFSTSSTA, encoded by the coding sequence ATGGGGAACGTCCGTTCAAAGCTGGTAAAGCGTACAGCGAAGATGTTAGTGGAGCAGTACCCAGACGCATTCACTGTAGACTTTGAACTCAACAAGAAAAAGCTAATGGAAATAGCGGATATCCCGTCTCGGCAACTACGAAACCAGATAGCTGGCTATATAACTCGTCTAGTCCGAAGAAAGAAGCTCATAGAACAAAGGCTTAGCATGCGCCAGGAAATAACGATGACTGACGAAGAAGAGTACATTAGACGCATCGAGGGGTTCTCCACTTCTTCTACAGCATAA
- a CDS encoding DUF655 domain-containing protein: MFRGDYQRKPYRPLDENLVVLDMLPYGDAVRGIKYPLVQTIGEYRFLLVELKSTTPQAPSLKPLDRISSEYLREARLLSFARYLTYDELSATAKANLVEAVTAIVKVQEKRFVDFFNNAQPLSKKAHTLELLKGIGKRTLWKILDERRRKPFESFEDIKARADIDPVELIVERILEELKEPQTIYIFVNPPYGPVARSGRREGFREYRY; the protein is encoded by the coding sequence TTGTTCCGAGGAGATTATCAAAGAAAGCCCTACAGACCTCTGGACGAGAACCTAGTCGTACTCGATATGCTTCCATACGGCGACGCAGTTAGAGGTATAAAGTACCCTCTTGTTCAGACTATAGGAGAGTATAGGTTTCTACTCGTAGAGCTGAAGTCTACAACCCCCCAGGCACCGTCCCTCAAGCCCCTTGACAGGATTTCATCGGAGTACCTGCGCGAAGCTAGGTTGCTTTCCTTCGCCAGGTATCTGACGTACGACGAGCTTTCTGCGACTGCAAAGGCGAACCTGGTAGAAGCAGTGACGGCCATAGTGAAGGTTCAGGAGAAAAGGTTCGTAGACTTTTTTAACAATGCTCAGCCGTTGTCGAAGAAGGCGCACACGCTAGAGCTCCTCAAAGGTATAGGTAAAAGGACGCTGTGGAAGATACTCGATGAGAGGCGGAGAAAGCCCTTCGAGTCCTTCGAGGATATAAAGGCGAGAGCTGATATAGACCCTGTCGAGCTGATAGTAGAAAGGATACTCGAAGAGCTTAAAGAGCCTCAAACAATTTATATCTTCGTAAACCCGCCTTACGGACCCGTAGCTAGAAGTGGTAGAAGGGAGGGGTTCCGTGAGTACAGGTACTAG